A stretch of the Channa argus isolate prfri chromosome 9, Channa argus male v1.0, whole genome shotgun sequence genome encodes the following:
- the nr0b1 gene encoding nuclear receptor subfamily 0 group B member 1: MATLEGCRCRGASSRNNNSILYSILKSNSLAPAEEEEQQQQQQQEEQQQTLQHLFHKSSSSAPASVQELRQQACSCGSTRRRGILRTPQVTCKAASAVLVKTLRFVKNVPCFRELPEDDQLVLIRSGWAPLLVLGLAQDRVDFETTETVEPSMLQRILTGLPERQSDGLVGPTRGAAGVSVVEIEAIKAFLKKCWSVDISTKEYAYLKGAVLFNPDQEGLRCLHYIQSLRREAHQALKEHVRLIHRDDTTRFAKLLIVLSMLRAISPLVVAQLFFRPVIGTVNIEEVLMEMFYGK, from the exons ATGGCCACGCTGGAGGGCTGCCGCTGTCGTGGTGCCAGCAGCCGAAACAACAACAGCATCCTCTACAGCATTTTAAAGAGTAACAGCCTTGCGCCCgcagaggaggaagaacagcagcagcagcaacaacaagaagaacaacaacaaacactgcAACACTTGTTCCACAAgagctcctcctctgctccagctTCGGTGCAGGAGCTCCGGCAGCAGGCGTGCTCCTGCGGCTCCACGCGGCGCAGAGGGATCCTCCGCACGCCGCAGGTGACGTGCAAAGCCGCGTCGGCGGTTCTGGTCAAGACGCTGCGGTTCGTGAAAAACGTCCCGTGTTTTCGCGAGTTGCCAGAGGACGATCAGCTGGTGCTGATTCGGAGCGGCTGGGCGCCACTTCTCGTGCTGGGGCTTGCACAAGACCGGGTGGACTTTGAGACAACGGAAACGGTGGAGCCCAGCATGCTGCAGCGCATCCTCACGGGTTTACCGGAAAGGCAGAGTGACGGGCTGGTCGGCCCCACCAGGGGGGCGGCCGGGGTCTCTGTGGTGGAAATCGAAGCAATCAAAGCCTTCCTGAAGAAGTGCTGGAGCGTAGATATCAGTACCAAGGAGTATGCGTATTTGAAAGGAGCTGTGCTTTTTAACCCAG ACCAGGAAGGTTTGCGCTGTCTCCACTACATCCAGTCGCTCCGTCGGGAGGCGCACCAGGCGCTGAAGGAGCACGTCAGGCTGATCCACCGTGACGACACAACGCGGTTCGCCAAGCTGCTCATAGTTTTGTCCATGCTGAGGGCCATCAGCCCGCTGGTGGTCGCTCAACTCTTCTTCAGACCGGTCATAGGGACCGTCAACATCGAGGAGGTTCTCATGGAGATGTTCTATGGGAAGTAG
- the LOC137133363 gene encoding TLR adapter interacting with SLC15A4 on the lysosome, with translation MLCEGRLLSMMFNDLEDLDSLPPQKALQSTYGLPRAAATHMPGSTRHIHYNSTEQAGSMDNGSASLELYISPLESLDLQRPHPGRNISTEIEIPAQAHLGGEAPFLVPSFCQSICQNYSDLHIGGDQVLPLSANEGELRLCTDAHLAGPFLQSCDVLPAVEDSPPGQVPQSGLLHPQRGGSNRWRQGSARDRSFLFQGREGPFSNSLLNHYLEQKLLDLYQQYMMENMAREGAPSSNSDQGPICPLLASELVLNSLDQITLQLSREGNLEAGLAKDMVLSCLLRVAGDMQSSEISTPLLQISNEASREQLTENNQE, from the coding sequence ATGCTTTGTGAAGGCAGATTGTTGAGTATGATGTTCAATGACTTGGAGGACCTGGACTCCCTCCCCCCTCAGAAGGCTCTCCAAAGTACTTATGGGCTGCCAAGAGCAGCTGCTACTCACATGCCAGGCTCCACCAGACACATTCATTACAACTCCACTGAGCAGGCCGGTAGCATGGACAACGGGAGTGCTTCACTGGAGTTGTACATTTCTCCTCTGGAGTCCTTGGATCTTCAGAGACCCCATCCCGGCAGGAACATCTCTACAGAAATAGAGATCCCAGCTCAGGCTCACTTAGGTGGTGAGGCTCCTTTCTTGGTTCCCTCCTTTTGCCAGAGCATCTGCCAAAACTACAGCGACCTCCACATTGGAGGTGACCAGGTGCTGCCTCTCTCAGCTAATGAAGGTGAGCTGCGGCTCTGTACTGACGCCCATCTTGCTGGCCCCTTTCTCCAGTCCTGTGATGTTCTCCCAGCTGTGGAGGATTCTCCTCCCGGGCAGGTACCTCAAAGTGGGCTTCTGCATCCACAGAGGGGAGGTTCCAATCGTTGGAGACAAGGCAGTGCCCGCGACCGGAGCTTTTTGTTTCAGGGGAGAGAAGGGCCATTTTCAAACTCTCTTCTAAATCACTATCTGGAGCAGAAACTCTTGGATCTGTACCAGCAATATATGATGGAAAATATGGCGAGAGAGGGGGCCCCCAGTTCTAATTCTGACCAAGGCCCCATTTGCCCTCTGCTGGCGTCAGAGCTGGTGCTGAACAGCCTGGACCAGATCACATTGCAGCTGAGTCGGGAAGGCAACCTGGAAGCCGGTCTGGCCAAGGACATGGTCCTGAGCTGTCTGTTGCGAGTAGCTGGTGACATGCAGTCAAGTGAGATCAGCACTCCCCTTCTGCAGATTTCAAACGAGGCATCGAGGGAGCAGCTCACAGAGAATAACCAGGAATAA
- the LOC137133365 gene encoding uncharacterized protein C13orf42 — protein sequence MFRKINNVFRPNHYGHRGPDGSGRFLSDQDYHNACTVRLVRSTSMLVVGEKTQTALGSTLKRSKSTVSIESTFYYYQRQEDRIWLYSQNQNCLEYLEALVALRRQYIKSVSDLKNKDTKATVCSKKKPAPPPPNKEEPISRPKHSSPSVSNEEDTLQFFDAVIASCDSEPVRKPYIDDGHADVDFIVASSSTEHDLHSNWVLRVPRVPDDSKQKVVPDSANERKKKNQSGSTSSRLRLQRNPIHLPKVVESAFQTLGFKSKLKKQ from the exons ATGTTCAGGAAGATTAATAATGTGTTTCGTCCGAACCATTACGGACACAGAGGGCCGGATGGTTCTGGTAGGTTTCTGTCTGACCAGGACTATCACAATGCCTGCACCGTCAGACTGGTCCGAAGCACCTCCATGCTCGTAGTGGGAGAGAAAACTCAGACAGCCTTGGGCTCAACTTTAAAACGGAGCAAAAGCACAGTAAGCATCGAGTCCACCTTCTACTATTACCAAAGGCAGGAGGACAGGATATGGCTGTACTCTCAGAATCAGAACTGTCTGGAGTACCTGGAAGCACTTGTGGCTTTGAGACGGCAGTACATTAAGAGCGTGAGTGACTTAAAAAACAAGGACACCAAGGCCACAGTGTGCTCCAAAAAGAAGCCTGCACCTCCACCACCTAATAAGGAAGAGCCG ATATCAAGACCTAAACACTCTTCCCCTTCAGTCTCCAATGAGGAGGACACGTTACAGTTCTTTGATGCAGTCATCGCCAGCTGCGACAGTGAACCTGTGCGCAAACCTTATATTGATGATGGACACGCTGACGTGGATTTCATAG TGGCCTCTAGTTCGACTGAACACGACCTTCACTCTAACTGGGTCTTGCGAGTTCCTCGGGTCCCAGACGACTCCAAGCAGAAAGTTGTTCCCGATAGTGCCAATGAAcgcaaaaagaaaaaccagaGCGGGTCCACAAGCAGCAGACTGCGACTTCAGAGGAACCCGATACACCTGCCCAAAGTGGTGGAGAGTGCGTTCCAGACGCTGGGCTTCAAATCCAAATTAAAAAAGCAGTGA